One Delphinus delphis chromosome 16, mDelDel1.2, whole genome shotgun sequence genomic window, CGGTGTTTGGGGCCTTCGCACGTGCTTTTCTGAAGTGACAGTACTCCCCGCCTATCTGTGCAGGGTATGTGTCCTACAGGTAACCACTCTAAAACACAAATCTCATCCTGTCCCTCTCCTACCTAAAACAGTTCCCTTGCACCCCTATATCAGGGTGAAGTTCAGGCTGCTTAGCACAGCCCACAGGGCCCACGACCACGTGGCCCCCTGTCTACCTGTCCGGGTTTGAACTTTGCTAATGCCCTGTCACACCCTGTGCTATGGTCTCTCGCTCCTCTCTGTGCCGTGGGAGTGAAAAGGCAGTGGTCTACAAGCCAGGGTGAGACCTCTCATCAGAAGCCACAATGCCCGGCACCTTGATCTCAActcccagaactgtaagaaatgaatttctgccccccagtctgtggtcttATGTTAGCACAGCCGGAGCAGACTGACAGCCCCTGTGGCCCAGCCTTTTGAGTTTTACCAACGCACTGAGCCACCTGCCCCTGGTCACTCTGTCTGGTgagccctctctcccttcctcctgctgtTTGGTTTTTCAAGACCCAGTTACAGCAGCTCTTTTTTCCAGAAGCCTCTCTCACCTGCCTCCCTAGAGTTCACCCTTCTTCCTTTAGTTCTGCTAGACCTGGCTCAGAGCACCTCCAACCTGAGTCACAGGTTGGTTCACACAGACACGTGTTGCCGTGACTCCGTCTTCCTCTCACGGGCAGGAGACCAGATTTCTTTCTTCCACGCACAATCCTTAAAACTTGTGACGTTATCATTCTCACAAAACCCCATCTGTAGATCCCGCCAGAACTGGTTTTCCAAACACAGTGGCCTATTTACCGTAACCAGTAAGTACCTCTGTATCAAGCACCTGACAAACTACTACTACAGGTGGGAGAATTCTAACTTAGTGATGGTTTTTACCCCAAACAAAGGAAGTTCACTGAACTCACTCAGGCAGACCTGGAGCTTGGTTAGTCCTAAGGTGGCTTGCTTGCTACAGGCATTTCTGGTGTCTCTTAACAGGCTGCCATATAAAAGAATCCTGGCCTGAGCTCTAACTCTATTACATACCAAAATctctatatgaccttgggcaggtcacctaAACTCACCCAAGCtcaattttttcttctatctgTAAAATTAGGACAGATGTAACACCTTTCCTAACTACCTACGCAATTATTTCAGGGACGATTGAGGTAAAAGACATGAACAACACTCGGTAAATTGTAAAGTGCCACAGAAATATTTGTTCTTATAATTCCCAACAATGATAATAATCATCATAAATGAGAGAATTCAGCCTTCTTTGGAGAGAAAAGTGACTATGtccctgtggtaggcagaataatggcccccagaATAATGGCGCCCAGGGATGTTCATGCCCTAACTCCAgggcctgtgaatatgttaccagACATGGCAAAAAAGAGCTTCGCAGATGTGATTGAGGTCAAGGAAACAAGATGGGgaaattattctggattatccaggtgggacTAATCTAATCACAGGAGTCCTTAAGAGAGGGGAACCCTTCCCAGCTGTGGTCAGAAAGAGCAGTGtaagggtggagggagggtcaGAGATGGGAGGTTGCCGGTTTTGAAGCTGGAGGAAGGAGGCCGCgggccaaggaatgcaggtggttCTAACATGCTGGGAAAGCAAGGACGTGGATTTTCCCCTCTACGGTTTCCAGAAGGAACTGTAGCCCTGCCAACCCATTTTGGAATTCCGTCCTCTGGAACTGTAAGGTAATACATTTGTGTGTGTTAAGCCACTATGTTTGTAGCAATTTATTTCTACAGCAGTAAGAAACTGACATAGCTGCAAGCCTTCATTTCGACGGTGGGCCGGATGGCATGGTCTGGTTAGCAGACAATGGACGTGATACCTGGAACTGTGGAATAGGCGAAGAGAAAGTCGGCTTCAACTGGGATCTTATATCGGGGACTAGCATCTGTGTCACTGATAGGCCCCGAGTCGGCCTGGATCCCATCATCAAGCTCTGTCCCCCGGCAAGCCTAAACATCAAAGCAGAGATCACTCCGTGAAGCAATAGACAGAGCATAAGGACAGAGATCACTCCGTGAAGCAACAGAAACACGTGTGCTGTTCACTGCCGTGTCCCAGTGTTGTCTACGCTTGGCATGTACTAGCAATGCAACAATCTTCAAGATAATTTGATAATGTGTCAAATCAGTAAGcagagcaaataaaaatattgcaACGTCTTAAACTGTCATAATTTGTGATCCAATGCGATCTAAATGCAGATGGCGAGGATTTAGAGGTAGAAAAATACAACCCAAATTTGCATACCCCAATAGAAACAGCATGTAGATTTGtaaaaaatgacacaatccaAGTCATTGTGTAATCTTTTGCCATTTCTATGGACTTTGGAAAGGGATTACCTGAATGAAGAAGAGTTTGGGTTTCTCTAACAGGGTTTTGCATCGATCCCCCCTAAAATGGGCTGTCAAGTCCTTTATTGCTGTCTTGCCGTCTGTTccataaattaaattttcttctccGTGGCTTAATAAGATGCAGGCAAAGCAGGCTGAATTTCTGTGGTCCTCTTCAGAAGCTGCAAGCGATTTAAACATTGAAAAGTTAAAACCTGTGTCCTGTGGGACCTCAGAGGTAGTATTCCCTTCCAGCCTGGCAGCTGTTACTGACAGAGAGGGACGGGCAGATAGTGGAGAAGCACCCCTGGACGACACTGGAGAGAAGTTAGAGAGGGGGAGAATTCTAGAATTCTCTAGAATTCTCATGAGGAAGAGAACCCCAAGGGTAGGAGGGCTTCAGGCAGCAGCTGGGAGACAGCATATGGGGTTGCTGAAGGGTGTGGCCTTTGTTAGGTCTGTGACActgggtgagttacttaaccgttttgtgccttggtttccttgtctgtaaaatggagacaagagTACCcattaaatgagttgatatttGTAAAGCAGACCACAAGAGTATTgggcaaatatttgttaaagaaaataaaacacactaagtgaaagaagccacttaCTAAAGGAAAAATACTCTACGATTCCATGTATATGGGGCTCCTAGAGTAATCAGGTTCACAGAGGCAGAAAAcagaacggtggttgccaggggttgcgGGGATGGGGAAATGCGGCGTTAGTGTgtcatggggacagagtttcagttatgcaagatgaaaagagttcttcTGGAGACGGGTGGTGACGGCTGCCGAACAATGGGAAGGTACTCactgccactgaactgtacacgtAAAAGTCGTTAAGATGGTTTTATGTTATGTGTCGTTTACCACAATTTACAAAGTAAGAAAtaagattacaaaaaaaaaagaaagaaagaaagaaagaaagaaagaaaatgctaggTTGGCTGTCAATTTAGGAGACTGAGGAGAGGAACCATAAATTATGTAACGGCTCAGCTTGATTTCATCTAAGGTTCTGGGGTTCTAACTAACTAGCTAGCTAACTAACTAATTACTATAACctatcctttcttcttctcttctcttcatcAATGATGAGGGAAGAAGAAGATTTAGAATTTCttaattccctggtggcccagtggttaggactccactctctcactgccaagggcccgggttcgatccctggttgggtagttaaaaatcccacaagctgtgcggtgtggccaaaaaaaaaagaaaaaagtagtaaagaatttcttgagcacctactgcggGCAGACAGTGATCTAGGTACTTTGCCGgagttatcttatttaatccctaCAAGAGCCGCTTGAAGTAGGCCTCGTTTATCTTTATTTCACTGATAAAAAAATGGAATCTCGGAGAAGTCCTAGAACTTTGTCCTGTCAAGAAAAATCACCATGTTGCTACTTTGACAGGACAGTAAATGGGAATTCTGTGATCCTGACATGCCCTGGACACGGGTGAAATAACTCCCTTTTCATAAGGACAGAAACTACAACTGGGACAAGCCCTTACATCTGTAGAGGCCATTACCCTTCTCAAATCACATTCACAAACTTTCCCTCAGCTAATGCTGACTGCGGCCCCAAGAAGCAGGAGGAGATGGTATCATGATCTGCATTTCAGGAAAGTAAAACACCGAGAAGGCACAGATGCCTCGTCTAGCTCACCCAGCTGCTAGAACTTGGACTAGACCCCACATTTGTACTCTTGACTTCCAGTCTGCTCTACCATGTGGTCTACTAGGGTACAGAAGGTGGGCTCTTAAGATTCCTGTTcgaagaaataaggaaaagatgactagtttttaaaaatataagagacGGTACTTAAGAGAGAGTGTtatggggggggggtgtctttttcttgtttagcTGCACAGCTGAGAAAAGCAGCACTGATTGGAATTGTGTGCCTACCCTCTGCCCATGGGTCACCATCTAATGAGCTGGGAGGGCATTACTTTCAATCATTTGCCCTGAATGCGAGAATATCCTAGGTGGCTTCCACTAGATGGTGTGATGTAATAGAAAACATAATTGTTCTGGAATCGGAAGACCAAGGCTTGAGGTTTGGTTCTGCCCCTACTAACTATGCCTTCAGTATGGCCTTTATCCTCTCTAAAGCTCTGTCCCTATATTCATGAAACGGGCAAGATAATATTGTTGGCCAACACGCAGGGGTTGTGTTAAGGATCTAAAGAAACAATTTTGTGAACATGGAATTGGCGGTTTGAAATTGAGACCATTCTGTAGATACAGAACCTATTTCTCTTGCTGTGAGGTAAGCTGCTTTCACATTTTAGGGGGAGATCTAAGTTTCCAGAGAGATAGGTGCCCCAGAGACAGGTATGGAGTCACCCAGAGGAAGGAAGGGCTTCCCACGCTGAGACATTTCCCTCCTGCGTGTGAAGGTGTCTTCCCCAGACCAGgcggggagaaggaagaagactgaaggaggaagggcaggatGCACCTTTTTTCAGCAGATCTTGCATCCTGGCACAAGAGCAGTCATTATAGACGGTCACGTCGAAACCCAGGCTTCGGAAGCACTTGAAAAGAGCCTCAGCATCTTTGTCTGTTCCGTTGCGGACACCCATTCCTGTGGGAATCAAGCACCGAGTCCACGATGAGTGACACGTGCTGGCACCATCAGGCCAGGCGCTCCGGCGTAAATGCTGCCAAGGTCACGATTTAGATGAGCGACTGAAATAAGAAGCAAACTCAACGGAGAGGGTAACTCAGCCCACCCACAAAAGGTGAGCCTCGTCACGGCGACTCTCAGGCCCAGTCAGCCCAAACAGCCCGCCTTGATCCTCAGCCAGATCCCACATGTGGTCCAAATATTACATCCGCTAATACACATGATGGGACTCTCAGACTGCAAGTTCCCAGCTTCCCCGCATCCCGCTTTCCTGGACACTCGAGTACCACCTGCGGAGGGGCTGTCTGCCACAGGAGGTGGGCACAGTGTCTCCCTGATGAACATCTGATACAAGTCTGAATGCAAGCTGAAGAAACTGGAAGGGAACGGCAGAGGCTAGCCCATGCCCACAGCACCCACCTGTCACTCTGTCGAAGTTCTTGTTGTTTATGATGATGCATTTGCCCACCTTCTCAAAATTCATGTTATACTGATACGTAGGCACTCGGTCCCGGGGGTTCTTGGCCGATTTCCCtgagtcatttttcttcttcttactgGGGAAATACAAAGCCAGTCAGGGGCTGTGGAAGACGTTTGGACAGGAATGACCTCTTGTTTTTACTAC contains:
- the CASP7 gene encoding caspase-7 translates to MADSQDHIEEQGAGDSASNDTVDAKPDRSSFVPSLFSKKKKNDSGKSAKNPRDRVPTYQYNMNFEKVGKCIIINNKNFDRVTGMGVRNGTDKDAEALFKCFRSLGFDVTVYNDCSCARMQDLLKKASEEDHRNSACFACILLSHGEENLIYGTDGKTAIKDLTAHFRGDRCKTLLEKPKLFFIQACRGTELDDGIQADSGPISDTDASPRYKIPVEADFLFAYSTVPGYYSWRNPGSGSWFVQALCSILNEHGKSLEILQILTRVNDRVARHFESQSNDPCFHEKKQIPCVVSMLTKELYF